One region of Chryseobacterium sp. SORGH_AS_0447 genomic DNA includes:
- a CDS encoding VWA domain-containing protein, giving the protein MLNFEFYSPWFLLLFVLFIPLLFMDLSKQKRKGIKVPTVKNMGDSGGIHIVMFFLRISKYLILSALIIAMARPRTFTVSQDRDDTKGIDIMLSVDVSLSMLAKDLTPDRLTALKDIAIKFVNKRPNDRIGLVAYSGEAFTKVPVTSDHQVVVDELNSLNPLELQPGTAIGEGLSVAVNHLKNSKAKSKIIILMTDGVNTIENAMPPAIAAELAKNNGIKVYSIGIGTNGYALMPTQQDIFGDLVFTEAEVKIDEPVLKEVAQMTGGKYFRATSNSSLEEVYDEINQLEKSDVKVAKLFNYQEYFKIFLWIALGLLFLDALMRWVFYKILS; this is encoded by the coding sequence ATGCTTAATTTTGAATTTTACAGTCCGTGGTTTTTACTGCTTTTTGTCCTGTTCATCCCGCTTTTATTCATGGATCTCAGTAAGCAGAAAAGAAAAGGCATCAAGGTTCCCACTGTTAAAAATATGGGCGACAGCGGCGGCATTCATATCGTCATGTTTTTCCTGAGAATTTCAAAATACCTGATTCTTTCAGCACTGATCATTGCAATGGCGAGGCCAAGGACGTTCACAGTTTCTCAGGACAGGGATGATACCAAAGGAATTGATATTATGCTTTCCGTAGACGTGTCCTTGAGTATGCTGGCAAAGGATCTTACCCCGGACCGTTTGACTGCTTTAAAAGATATCGCTATTAAATTCGTTAATAAAAGACCGAATGATAGAATTGGTTTAGTGGCTTACTCAGGAGAAGCTTTTACAAAAGTACCGGTAACCTCCGATCATCAGGTGGTTGTAGATGAATTGAACAGTCTGAACCCGCTGGAATTGCAGCCAGGAACCGCTATCGGCGAAGGTCTTTCCGTAGCTGTAAACCATTTGAAAAACAGCAAAGCGAAAAGTAAGATCATCATCCTGATGACGGATGGGGTAAATACAATAGAAAATGCGATGCCTCCTGCTATTGCAGCGGAACTTGCTAAAAATAACGGAATAAAAGTCTATTCCATCGGGATCGGAACCAACGGATATGCGCTGATGCCTACGCAGCAGGATATTTTTGGGGATCTGGTCTTCACGGAAGCAGAAGTGAAAATCGATGAACCGGTTTTAAAGGAAGTGGCCCAGATGACCGGCGGAAAATATTTCCGGGCAACTTCCAACAGCAGTCTGGAGGAAGTCTATGATGAGATCAACCAGCTGGAGAAATCCGATGTGAAGGTAGCCAAACTGTTTAATTATCAGGAATATTTTAAGATTTTCCTTTGGATTGCATTAGGCCTGCTTTTCCTGGATGCTTTGATGAGATGGGTGTTTTATAAAATTTTAAGCTAA
- a CDS encoding DUF58 domain-containing protein, translating to MQIKDIVKKVKQIEIRTRKKTEATLMGQYHSAFKGQGMTFSEVRPYQFGDEIRRIDWNKTARFREPFVKVMEEERELTMMLLVDISASMDYGTKTQLKREYVAEIAASLGFSAAGNNDKVGLILFADKVYKVIPPQKGRKHILSIISMILTADYVPAVSKIDKAMEYMMGIFKRKSLVFLFSDFEDEYDSKMLRVASKKHQLLGMRIYDEKDNEIPDVGYTLLYDAETGKQVWANTSSARWRYTFAEAKKQKLRTLEEDFANSSASFMNVNTGADYSKLLYNYFQKK from the coding sequence ATGCAGATAAAAGATATTGTAAAAAAAGTAAAGCAGATTGAAATCCGTACCCGAAAAAAGACGGAAGCTACTTTGATGGGGCAATATCACAGTGCTTTTAAAGGCCAGGGAATGACGTTTTCAGAAGTGCGTCCGTACCAGTTCGGAGATGAGATCCGTAGGATCGACTGGAACAAAACGGCCCGTTTCCGCGAGCCTTTCGTGAAAGTGATGGAAGAGGAAAGGGAACTGACCATGATGCTGCTCGTCGATATTTCGGCGTCTATGGATTATGGGACCAAAACCCAGCTGAAAAGGGAATATGTTGCAGAAATTGCTGCAAGTCTCGGCTTTTCGGCAGCAGGAAATAACGATAAAGTAGGCTTGATTTTATTTGCCGACAAAGTATATAAAGTGATTCCTCCGCAAAAAGGAAGAAAGCATATTCTCTCGATTATCAGTATGATCCTGACGGCCGATTATGTGCCGGCTGTTTCAAAGATCGATAAAGCCATGGAATATATGATGGGCATTTTTAAAAGAAAATCACTCGTTTTCCTGTTTTCGGATTTTGAGGATGAATATGATTCCAAAATGCTGCGGGTCGCTTCTAAGAAACATCAGTTGCTTGGGATGAGGATTTACGACGAAAAAGACAATGAAATTCCTGACGTAGGATATACGCTGTTATATGATGCCGAAACCGGAAAACAGGTTTGGGCAAATACGTCCAGTGCAAGGTGGAGATATACCTTTGCGGAAGCCAAGAAGCAGAAGCTGAGAACGCTGGAAGAAGATTTTGCCAATAGTTCCGCAAGCTTTATGAATGTAAATACGGGAGCGGACTATTCTAAATTGCTGTATAATTATTTTCAGAAAAAATAA
- the rlmB gene encoding 23S rRNA (guanosine(2251)-2'-O)-methyltransferase RlmB, which yields MNNNDKKDDFIFGLRPVIEAIEAGKTIDKVFVQNALQGPIYAELKAILAKNKIRPNYVPVEKLNRFTRKNHQGVVAFISDVPFHKVEDIVPQLFEEGKTPFLLILDRLTDVRNFGAICRTAECVGVDAVIIPEKGAAPINSDAIKTSAGALYNVKICKAPNLAHVVDFLQQSGISVYAASEKAEKLIYDVDFTEPSAIVMGNEETGISKEVLHHADEKIKLPIEGKTQSLNVSVACGAILYEAVRQKFTKPIN from the coding sequence ATGAACAACAACGATAAAAAGGACGATTTCATCTTTGGATTACGTCCCGTAATTGAAGCTATTGAAGCGGGAAAAACAATTGACAAGGTCTTTGTGCAGAATGCGCTGCAGGGACCGATTTATGCTGAACTTAAGGCTATTTTAGCTAAAAATAAAATCCGTCCCAATTACGTCCCGGTTGAAAAACTCAACCGTTTTACAAGGAAGAACCACCAGGGAGTGGTGGCGTTTATTTCGGATGTGCCGTTTCACAAAGTAGAGGATATTGTGCCTCAGCTTTTTGAAGAAGGAAAAACGCCGTTTTTATTAATTTTAGACCGCCTTACCGACGTCAGAAACTTCGGAGCGATCTGCAGAACCGCGGAATGTGTGGGAGTGGACGCGGTGATTATTCCTGAAAAAGGAGCAGCACCCATCAATTCAGACGCCATTAAAACTTCTGCGGGAGCACTGTATAATGTGAAGATCTGTAAAGCACCCAACCTGGCGCACGTAGTGGATTTTCTTCAGCAAAGCGGAATTTCCGTATATGCCGCCAGCGAAAAAGCGGAAAAATTGATTTATGACGTTGATTTTACCGAGCCTTCCGCTATTGTAATGGGTAATGAAGAAACCGGAATTTCCAAAGAAGTGCTGCATCACGCCGACGAAAAAATAAAATTACCGATTGAAGGAAAAACACAGTCTTTAAATGTTTCTGTAGCCTGCGGAGCGATTTTGTATGAAGCGGTACGACAGAAATTTACGAAGCCAATTAATTAA
- a CDS encoding DUF6263 family protein, whose translation MKNIAAIALISTIALVSCNKKETAKITKVDPKTGKTITVEVPADSVAKVEENPAIKDSAGIYTQTFKLEKGKTYPLTTYQRDTKTMTDPNGKTINATSESTDEMSFTVNDVKGNVYDITLNLIAKRNSQTAQGKTLVVDTKLPIPKEDDLKMIWNINRALTGNKLNMKMDTKGNVISITGFDPIYNKVANSVGTLIKDKSQKENVVASLKESFNEKVLKDQFTKNLTIIPKKGAKIGGKWSNSENADAQGRIKVTSNYTLKSAGNGVVEISVTGGIPKKVEKQNQGDVTHSLSSELTQNGTIKFDQNTGWIKNQNISVKTTQIESISKGKESQSMTSVSNSSVMVNPSAK comes from the coding sequence ATGAAAAACATAGCAGCAATAGCGCTGATCTCAACCATAGCTTTAGTTTCCTGTAATAAAAAAGAAACGGCAAAAATCACGAAAGTTGATCCTAAAACCGGAAAAACCATCACGGTGGAAGTTCCGGCCGATTCCGTGGCGAAAGTAGAAGAAAACCCGGCGATCAAAGATTCAGCGGGCATCTACACCCAGACGTTTAAGTTGGAAAAAGGAAAAACCTATCCTTTGACGACCTATCAGAGGGATACCAAAACCATGACGGATCCTAACGGGAAAACCATTAATGCGACCAGCGAATCTACGGACGAAATGTCTTTTACGGTAAACGATGTGAAAGGCAATGTTTACGACATTACCCTAAACCTTATTGCTAAAAGAAACTCACAAACGGCTCAGGGCAAAACCCTCGTTGTGGATACGAAATTACCAATTCCGAAAGAAGACGACCTGAAAATGATCTGGAATATCAACAGAGCCTTAACCGGAAATAAGCTGAACATGAAAATGGATACCAAAGGAAATGTGATCTCCATTACCGGATTCGATCCCATTTACAATAAAGTGGCCAATTCGGTAGGAACGCTTATTAAAGACAAAAGCCAGAAAGAAAACGTAGTCGCTAGCCTTAAAGAATCGTTTAATGAAAAAGTGCTGAAAGACCAGTTCACCAAAAACCTGACGATTATTCCTAAAAAAGGAGCTAAGATCGGCGGAAAATGGTCTAACAGTGAAAATGCCGATGCGCAGGGAAGAATTAAAGTAACATCAAATTACACACTGAAAAGCGCAGGAAATGGGGTGGTAGAAATTTCCGTAACAGGTGGAATTCCTAAAAAAGTTGAAAAACAGAACCAGGGCGATGTAACCCACAGCTTAAGCAGCGAACTGACGCAGAACGGAACCATTAAGTTTGACCAGAATACGGGGTGGATCAAGAACCAGAACATTTCCGTAAAAACAACCCAGATCGAAAGCATTTCAAAAGGGAAAGAATCACAGTCGATGACCAGTGTTTCCAACTCTTCTGTCATGGTAAATCCTTCCGCTAAATAA
- a CDS encoding MoxR family ATPase: MSDTYQADDIRQLTEQVKEANFYFSRLREEINKVIIGQEYMIDRLLIGLLGNGHVLLEGVPGLAKTLAIKTLAEAVHGEFSRIQFTPDLLPADVVGTMIYNVKDNDFSIKRGPVFANFVLADEINRAPAKVQSALLEVMQEKQVTIGDETMKLPKPFLVLATQNPIDQEGTYLLPEAQSDRFMLKCTIDYPKFEDERMVMRMVSTSHQPTVKPVISLEHIVAAKELINQIYLDEKIEKYILDMVFATRFPENYGLAELKNYIGFGASPRASINLAIASRAYAFLRGRAFVIPEDVKALAKDVLRHRIGLTFEAEAEEISSEEIINRILAKIQAP, translated from the coding sequence ATGTCAGATACATATCAGGCGGATGATATTCGTCAGCTAACGGAACAGGTAAAGGAGGCCAACTTCTATTTTTCCCGTCTTCGCGAGGAAATCAACAAAGTAATTATCGGTCAGGAATATATGATCGACCGTCTTTTGATAGGACTTTTAGGGAATGGTCACGTTCTTTTAGAGGGGGTTCCCGGATTGGCAAAAACTTTGGCGATCAAGACCCTGGCGGAAGCGGTTCATGGTGAGTTCTCTAGAATCCAGTTTACGCCAGATCTGCTTCCTGCAGATGTGGTAGGAACCATGATCTATAATGTGAAAGACAATGATTTTTCTATTAAAAGAGGTCCTGTGTTTGCGAATTTCGTATTGGCGGATGAGATCAACCGGGCACCGGCCAAAGTACAGTCGGCCCTGCTGGAAGTGATGCAGGAAAAACAGGTAACAATTGGGGACGAAACGATGAAGCTTCCGAAGCCTTTTCTCGTATTGGCTACCCAGAACCCGATCGATCAGGAAGGAACTTATCTTCTGCCGGAAGCGCAAAGTGACCGTTTCATGCTGAAATGCACCATCGATTATCCAAAATTTGAAGATGAAAGAATGGTGATGCGGATGGTTTCCACTTCTCACCAGCCGACAGTAAAACCTGTAATCTCACTCGAACATATTGTAGCTGCGAAAGAACTGATCAATCAGATTTATCTTGACGAAAAAATTGAAAAATATATTCTCGATATGGTGTTTGCTACCCGTTTTCCTGAAAATTACGGATTGGCTGAACTGAAAAACTATATCGGTTTCGGCGCTTCACCGAGAGCATCTATTAACCTGGCAATTGCTTCCAGGGCTTATGCGTTCCTGAGAGGAAGAGCATTTGTGATCCCTGAAGATGTGAAAGCATTGGCAAAAGACGTATTGAGACACAGGATCGGTTTAACGTTCGAAGCAGAGGCAGAAGAAATTTCATCAGAAGAAATCATCAACAGAATTTTAGCGAAAATTCAGGCTCCGTAA
- a CDS encoding VWA domain-containing protein encodes MDWYLGNYWYLLLLLLLPFLAAFLIRYLKWKKKKRALFADSQFHEHLFEKKSGFTKFFPALYLLAILFLIFSIIDLLSGSEEIKTNQKLNNVIFMMDVSNSMNAEDINPSRLTEAKNLMLQTMQKMKNDKVGIVIFAGQATSIMPLTTDYGSAETYIGGIETNSMQIQGTDFLNAMKIAVEKFKNVSKDGRKVVLLSDGEDNEGNDEAAIRLAKKEGIMITSVGIGTDEGAPVPEYVFGQLMGYKSDMNGQTVISKRQTEALRKMAEATGGTYIDGNNINEAPDRILDALKKKSGSSETMVKSQNANHYYQYFLAVSLFFFFLIYIFNPKRDFNL; translated from the coding sequence ATGGATTGGTATTTAGGTAATTATTGGTATTTATTGTTACTGCTGCTGTTGCCGTTTTTAGCTGCCTTTCTGATCCGTTATCTGAAATGGAAAAAAAAGAAGAGAGCCCTCTTTGCAGACAGTCAGTTTCATGAGCATTTGTTTGAAAAAAAATCAGGTTTTACAAAGTTTTTCCCGGCTCTGTATTTACTGGCAATCCTGTTCCTGATTTTTTCGATCATTGATCTACTCAGCGGTTCGGAAGAGATTAAAACCAACCAGAAGCTGAATAACGTTATTTTCATGATGGATGTTTCCAATTCGATGAATGCGGAAGATATAAATCCAAGCCGCCTCACGGAAGCGAAGAACCTGATGCTTCAGACCATGCAGAAAATGAAAAATGATAAAGTCGGAATTGTGATTTTTGCGGGACAGGCAACTTCCATTATGCCACTGACCACTGATTACGGTTCAGCAGAAACCTACATTGGCGGAATTGAAACCAATTCGATGCAAATTCAGGGAACTGATTTTTTAAATGCGATGAAAATAGCCGTCGAGAAATTTAAAAATGTAAGCAAAGACGGAAGAAAGGTCGTCCTGCTAAGCGACGGTGAAGATAATGAAGGAAATGATGAAGCAGCGATACGGTTAGCTAAAAAAGAGGGAATCATGATCACCTCGGTCGGAATCGGTACAGATGAAGGAGCTCCGGTACCGGAGTATGTTTTCGGTCAGCTGATGGGATATAAAAGCGATATGAACGGGCAGACTGTTATTTCCAAAAGGCAGACGGAGGCCCTTAGAAAAATGGCGGAGGCGACTGGCGGAACTTATATCGACGGAAATAACATCAACGAAGCACCGGACCGTATTCTGGATGCCCTGAAAAAGAAATCGGGATCTTCGGAAACTATGGTGAAATCGCAGAATGCCAATCATTATTACCAGTATTTTCTGGCAGTTTCCCTGTTTTTCTTCTTTTTGATTTATATTTTTAATCCTAAAAGGGATTTTAATCTTTAA
- a CDS encoding YfhO family protein yields the protein MAKNKNLIYIAISLVVFIVLAFLYSTPVITGKQLFQHDIVQYRGGAKELLDYRDATGKETYWSDSMFGGMPTYQMGSRFEGDIIKNIDSKLNFFPRPVNYLFLLAAGFFLLGMVVVRNWKYALLGATFFSLSTYFYIAIAAGHNGKINTIEYFAPLLAGMLLVYIRKQYIWGFIVTTLFMGLQIAANHPQMTYYLFLALGFLFLSELIRTIQKKTSVKHFLISSGIIAASCLIGVGMNSQRIMANSEYIKETVRGKQILTNESHTGGDSGMDKESMLMWSYGKLETLNLFIPRLMGGGSQEPEGKEMMAKIQEMVQENVGSQTEMDRISKGFGNLTYWGDQPGTSGPAYQGAIVCFLALLGLFFAWKKYRYWILGASVLTIFLAWGSNFMALSDFFIDFIPFYNKFRAPSSILVVVELLFPLIAIIGLYRFFTDNELTKEYKQKILLYVGGGTLGFVLILLLFGKSLLGFQTENEKTYLPPFLLDYLIEERFKMFRVDAIKAFFYVAITVAALFMVLKQKLNQNIALVIIGAVSLFDLWTVNKRYLNDENYVDKIFAENPFQTESSDLLAEKAQGNPNLESILANVNVNKTLETIADKDKTHYRIFNNILGTFSETNTSYFKSSIGGYHAVKLRRYDDVINEYFQVMDSVKVPNILNLLNAKYLVLGGPEQPQAIPNPKANGNAWFVSDLKFVDSPNQEIKAIGTINSKRTAVIASSDRKYFEGKSVQADSTAFINLTRYQPNELEFKSQSKTPQLAVFSEIYYPHGWKIFIDEKEVPYIKADYLLRAVHVPAGNHRVRMVFEPEVIEKGKWISLICFGLFVILSGLGIYLFYRKRDKRKVAEL from the coding sequence ATGGCGAAAAATAAAAACCTGATTTATATTGCAATTTCATTAGTTGTATTTATCGTTTTAGCATTTTTATACTCCACTCCCGTGATTACGGGGAAACAGCTTTTCCAGCATGATATCGTGCAATATCGCGGTGGAGCGAAGGAACTCCTCGATTACCGGGATGCCACCGGAAAAGAAACGTACTGGAGCGACTCCATGTTCGGCGGGATGCCGACCTATCAGATGGGAAGCCGGTTTGAAGGAGATATCATTAAGAATATCGACTCCAAGCTGAACTTTTTCCCGCGGCCTGTCAATTACCTTTTTCTTCTTGCGGCTGGCTTTTTCCTGTTGGGAATGGTCGTGGTAAGAAACTGGAAATATGCGCTGTTGGGAGCTACTTTTTTCAGCCTCTCAACTTATTTTTATATTGCCATTGCGGCGGGACACAACGGTAAGATTAATACCATCGAGTATTTCGCCCCGCTTTTAGCCGGGATGCTGCTCGTTTATATCCGGAAGCAATACATCTGGGGATTCATTGTCACCACCCTTTTCATGGGGCTTCAGATTGCGGCGAACCATCCGCAGATGACCTATTACCTTTTCCTGGCATTAGGATTTTTATTCCTGTCCGAATTAATCAGGACTATTCAGAAAAAAACATCGGTAAAACATTTCCTGATCTCTTCCGGAATCATTGCCGCTTCCTGTTTAATAGGAGTTGGAATGAATTCCCAGAGAATCATGGCCAATTCAGAATATATAAAAGAAACTGTCCGCGGAAAGCAGATCCTTACCAATGAAAGCCATACCGGAGGAGATTCGGGAATGGATAAAGAAAGCATGCTGATGTGGAGCTACGGGAAGCTTGAAACCCTGAATCTTTTTATTCCGAGACTGATGGGCGGCGGAAGCCAGGAACCGGAAGGCAAGGAAATGATGGCGAAGATCCAGGAAATGGTTCAGGAAAATGTGGGTTCCCAAACTGAAATGGACAGGATATCGAAAGGATTTGGAAACCTTACTTATTGGGGAGACCAGCCGGGAACTTCCGGTCCTGCGTATCAGGGAGCAATCGTATGTTTCCTGGCTCTGTTAGGTTTGTTCTTTGCCTGGAAAAAGTACCGTTACTGGATTTTAGGTGCTTCGGTTCTTACCATTTTTTTAGCCTGGGGAAGCAATTTCATGGCGCTTTCCGATTTCTTTATCGATTTTATTCCTTTTTATAATAAGTTTAGGGCACCTTCTTCGATCCTGGTAGTGGTGGAACTGTTGTTCCCTTTAATCGCTATTATCGGATTGTACCGATTCTTTACGGATAACGAATTAACCAAAGAATACAAACAGAAAATTCTTTTGTACGTGGGCGGCGGAACATTAGGTTTTGTCCTGATCCTGCTGCTCTTCGGAAAATCCCTTTTAGGTTTCCAGACGGAAAATGAAAAGACCTATCTTCCTCCTTTCCTTTTGGATTACTTAATTGAAGAAAGATTTAAAATGTTCAGGGTGGATGCCATTAAAGCATTTTTCTATGTAGCGATTACGGTTGCGGCTTTGTTTATGGTATTGAAGCAAAAACTCAATCAGAATATTGCCTTGGTCATTATCGGCGCAGTGAGCTTATTCGACTTATGGACGGTAAACAAGCGTTATCTGAATGATGAAAATTATGTAGACAAAATCTTTGCTGAAAACCCTTTCCAAACGGAAAGTTCGGATCTGCTGGCTGAAAAGGCCCAGGGAAACCCGAACCTGGAATCGATCTTAGCGAATGTCAACGTTAATAAAACTTTAGAAACCATTGCCGACAAAGACAAAACGCATTACCGTATTTTCAATAATATTTTAGGAACATTCAGCGAGACGAATACTTCTTATTTCAAATCTTCCATCGGGGGTTACCACGCGGTAAAACTGAGAAGATATGACGATGTCATCAACGAATATTTCCAGGTGATGGACTCGGTAAAAGTTCCGAATATCTTAAACCTATTGAATGCCAAATACCTCGTATTAGGCGGACCGGAGCAGCCACAGGCCATTCCAAATCCCAAAGCGAATGGAAACGCATGGTTTGTCAGCGATCTGAAATTTGTGGATTCTCCGAACCAGGAAATCAAGGCGATCGGTACGATCAACAGTAAAAGAACTGCCGTTATCGCTTCTTCCGACCGTAAATATTTTGAAGGGAAATCCGTTCAGGCCGATTCTACTGCATTTATTAACTTAACGCGATACCAGCCGAACGAATTAGAATTTAAATCACAATCGAAAACACCGCAACTGGCTGTATTCTCTGAAATTTATTATCCTCATGGCTGGAAGATATTCATTGATGAAAAAGAAGTGCCTTACATCAAAGCTGATTACCTGCTGCGTGCCGTGCATGTACCTGCCGGAAACCACCGCGTAAGAATGGTCTTTGAGCCGGAAGTCATCGAAAAAGGAAAATGGATATCGCTGATCTGCTTCGGATTGTTTGTTATTTTAAGCGGACTGGGGATTTATCTTTTTTACCGCAAAAGAGACAAAAGAAAAGTTGCTGAATTGTAG
- a CDS encoding GNAT family N-acetyltransferase, translating to MDDVTIRKAVREDCAPMLALIKELAEYEKALHEVTLTLEQFSEDGFGNNPVWGAFVAETDGKILGISLYYDRYSTWKGRRLYLEDLVVTEKMRGKQIGKKLFEATMDYGKSNNYSGMVFQVLNWNEPAISFYKKYSPKFDEEWLNVSIEFKV from the coding sequence ATGGATGACGTGACGATAAGAAAAGCTGTCCGGGAAGATTGTGCGCCAATGCTGGCGCTGATCAAGGAACTGGCGGAATATGAAAAGGCATTGCATGAGGTTACTTTAACGCTGGAACAGTTTTCTGAAGACGGATTCGGAAATAATCCTGTTTGGGGAGCTTTTGTAGCAGAAACCGACGGAAAGATTCTTGGAATTTCTTTGTATTATGACCGGTATTCTACCTGGAAGGGAAGGAGGCTGTATCTGGAAGATCTGGTAGTAACTGAAAAGATGAGAGGTAAACAGATTGGCAAGAAACTATTTGAAGCAACAATGGATTATGGAAAATCAAATAACTACAGTGGCATGGTTTTCCAGGTACTGAACTGGAACGAGCCGGCCATTAGTTTCTATAAAAAATACAGTCCGAAATTTGATGAGGAGTGGCTTAATGTTTCGATCGAATTCAAAGTTTAA
- a CDS encoding DinB family protein, with protein sequence MNYHFQAHRQVRKNLLDILQNTSHEDLLLIPDGFNNNLYWNIAHTVATQQLLHYYLSGNPFRIDKYWIETYKKGTLPNLDVQKSEVEDLEFLLTETSKILMKDYDSDLFSDYTPYTTSFGMDLKSIQDAIIFNNMHESLHYGYALAQKRAILGEKGR encoded by the coding sequence ATGAATTATCATTTTCAAGCGCACCGGCAGGTCCGAAAGAATCTTCTCGATATTTTACAGAATACTTCACATGAAGACCTTTTGCTGATTCCGGACGGTTTCAACAATAACTTATACTGGAACATTGCCCACACCGTTGCTACCCAGCAGCTTCTGCATTATTACCTGAGCGGAAATCCTTTCAGAATTGATAAATACTGGATCGAAACCTACAAGAAAGGTACCCTGCCGAATCTTGACGTTCAGAAATCCGAAGTGGAAGACCTGGAATTCCTGTTGACGGAGACATCAAAGATCCTGATGAAAGATTATGACAGCGATTTGTTTTCCGATTATACACCATACACCACCAGCTTTGGGATGGATCTGAAAAGCATTCAGGATGCAATTATTTTTAACAATATGCACGAAAGCCTGCACTACGGATATGCGCTGGCACAGAAAAGAGCAATTTTAGGAGAAAAAGGAAGATAG
- a CDS encoding BatD family protein has product MKKLVLLFCFLICASAFSQILSSSVEKKTIALGEVNHLVVTINNIHNEKVSAAPENELLPFHFEEIKDSIAQTQDVYYRRIEFTVFDEGKFTIPELEFKVGGKVLKTIPYEIDVINTAQKTDQINDIMNNKNVKLEVTDYWELYKFYILAAIALICLIIAVIMFIRYGRKKKSSPVVTTNQTLKELDSLKKKKYVETGNYRSFYVELIDISRKFLATQYRLPADVLLTDDLIDLMKKNNTISQENERVVEEVFVRGDLVKFAKTFPDKQTMEKDLADITAFVKRSSKDLEFENLRKDA; this is encoded by the coding sequence TTGAAAAAATTAGTATTACTATTTTGTTTTTTAATCTGTGCAAGTGCTTTTTCACAGATACTTTCTTCAAGCGTGGAGAAGAAGACCATTGCTTTGGGAGAGGTAAACCATCTTGTGGTGACCATCAATAATATTCATAACGAAAAGGTTTCTGCAGCTCCTGAAAATGAATTGCTGCCTTTTCATTTCGAGGAAATCAAAGACAGCATCGCACAGACGCAGGATGTTTATTACCGAAGGATTGAATTTACTGTTTTTGATGAAGGGAAATTCACCATTCCCGAACTGGAATTTAAGGTAGGAGGAAAAGTGTTAAAAACCATTCCTTACGAAATAGATGTCATCAATACGGCTCAGAAAACGGACCAGATCAACGACATTATGAACAATAAAAATGTAAAGCTTGAGGTTACCGATTACTGGGAACTGTATAAGTTTTATATCCTGGCTGCCATCGCGCTGATCTGTCTGATTATTGCCGTCATTATGTTCATAAGATACGGACGGAAGAAAAAAAGTTCACCAGTGGTAACCACAAACCAGACCTTAAAAGAGCTGGATTCCCTGAAAAAGAAAAAATATGTAGAGACCGGAAACTACCGCTCATTTTATGTGGAGCTGATCGACATTTCAAGAAAATTTCTCGCAACCCAATACCGTCTGCCGGCAGATGTTCTGCTTACCGATGACCTTATCGATCTGATGAAGAAGAACAATACCATTTCCCAGGAAAATGAACGCGTGGTGGAAGAGGTTTTCGTGAGAGGTGATCTTGTGAAATTTGCAAAAACATTCCCGGACAAACAGACGATGGAAAAAGACCTGGCGGATATTACCGCATTTGTAAAACGGTCATCAAAGGATTTAGAATTCGAAAACCTGAGAAAAGATGCTTAA